Below is a genomic region from Culicoides brevitarsis isolate CSIRO-B50_1 chromosome 2, AGI_CSIRO_Cbre_v1, whole genome shotgun sequence.
aattttaaccttattttcttcgaaacgcgataaaaaaaacttatttcaagtaattttttctttccgtGATCATAAATCTCGCCgggaaaatctaatttaacaaaaacattgCGAAACCTTCCATTAAGAAGAATcccaagaataattttttttgtaattcttttattcttcttcaacaaattttctcatgTTTGCGATAacaattcaactttttagtGTTCTTCATGCGGAACTCCTGCTTTCTCAACCAAACATTTTCCAGCTTCGTATCCGACATCGCATGGCGTAGCTCCAGTTTTAGCTCCACACTCAGCAATAACGGCATCTGTCATCTTTGCTTTGTCAAAACATTCAGGCAAATCGGCCCCCTTCAATGTCGTCGAGTTAGGTTTTCCCGCAGCATCCAACACGAAAGTACGTTCAGCGAAACACTTGACGAAACATTTCTTGGGTGCAGTAAGTTCGGCTTCGGTACAATGGAAGTCCAAAATGTCATGAATTTCATGGGGCGACAAAGTGAGGGAATTGGCTTCCATGCAATCCGTgacaattttgatgatttgcgGGCTTGGAGTTGGAGGttgctaaaattttcagaaagaaaattaaaaaaaaattaagaaaaatttttttttaatcttaccGAATGAACGCCAGCAAAAGCGACGACAAAAAGTGCTGCTAAGATGAATTTCATGACTTTTAATGTTTCACAAGTTGTTTCAATAGAGAAAATTGAATGTGAACTAATGTCATTTACTCGAAATTAGCaacattttatatcaaaataaattatcggtCACAATTAAAGCACGTGCTTTAAAGTCagtaattgataaattatggCTTAAAACCTCataaaaactcgattttttcccCTAATGTCTTCTTAAATGATGGATTGTGAGTGAAATTCCagattttaattcatatttatttgaaaaatgactcaaaacacacaaaaactccGAAGTAATTGAAGCAGAACTTGACCGTCAAACGAATGACTCAGACTTCGTGCATGTTCAAAGTCGTTGCAATCTCATGGAATTTTAtgtaactcaaaaaattatgtgtgCGAAAAGTGagatccaaaaataatttttttctg
It encodes:
- the LOC134832009 gene encoding uncharacterized protein LOC134832009, which translates into the protein MKFILAALFVVAFAGVHSQPPTPSPQIIKIVTDCMEANSLTLSPHEIHDILDFHCTEAELTAPKKCFVKCFAERTFVLDAAGKPNSTTLKGADLPECFDKAKMTDAVIAECGAKTGATPCDVGYEAGKCLVEKAGVPHEEH